From the genome of Deinococcus roseus, one region includes:
- a CDS encoding lytic transglycosylase domain-containing protein has translation MKPRWLKALATTIMLGSLGGACGYVPFSLYQRTWHYAQMWGLDGNLLTALIWQESRYCVDAVSPKGAYGLGQLMPGTAREMGLNRYDVDQNIFGAARYLRGKWDEFKNWNLALAAYNAGSGAVQKYGGVPPYKETQEYVSKVLGTYEAMQLQGMHP, from the coding sequence ATGAAACCCAGGTGGCTTAAAGCCCTGGCCACCACCATCATGCTGGGATCTCTGGGAGGCGCGTGCGGATACGTGCCTTTTTCGCTCTACCAGAGAACCTGGCATTACGCCCAGATGTGGGGTCTGGATGGCAACCTCCTCACCGCGCTGATCTGGCAGGAAAGCCGCTACTGTGTGGACGCGGTGTCCCCCAAAGGGGCGTATGGCCTGGGACAATTGATGCCCGGCACAGCCCGTGAGATGGGCCTCAACCGGTATGACGTCGACCAGAACATCTTCGGTGCAGCCCGCTACCTGAGGGGAAAGTGGGATGAATTCAAGAACTGGAATCTGGCCCTCGCCGCCTACAATGCAGGCAGTGGCGCTGTCCAAAAGTACGGGGGTGTCCCGCCCTACAAGGAGACCCAGGAGTACGTCAGCAAAGTGCTCGGCACCTATGAAGCCATGCAACTCCAAGGCATGCACCCATGA